One Brassica napus cultivar Da-Ae chromosome C2, Da-Ae, whole genome shotgun sequence DNA window includes the following coding sequences:
- the LOC106380061 gene encoding vegetative storage protein 2, whose protein sequence is MKILSLSLLLLLAATVSQARPSLPVPKLIELLTSINVIENEAELLEKQQLAINYHNCRSWHLGVETSNIINFQTVPANCKDYVEDYLTSPQYRADSKTVCKEAYFYAKGLALKNDTINVWIFDLDETLLSNVPFYAQYGYGTEKIDPNAFNKWLEAGESPVLPETLHLYKNIQELGIEPVLLTERYQELEEVTLKNLEAAGFTYWRQILFKPTGSNTKISNFKSKERKKLVRSGHTIIGNIGDQWADLAKDSPGRRTFKLPNPLYYKN, encoded by the exons ATGAAAATCCTCTCACTTTCACTTCTCTTGCTCTTGGCCGCTACGGTCTCCCAAGCTCGCCCTTCGCTACCTGTGCCTAAGCTCATTGAACTCCTCACATCAATCAACGTCATTGAAAACGAAGCCGAACTCTTAGAGAAACAACAACTCGCCATCAACTACCACAACTGCAGAAGCTGGCACCTTGGTGTTGAGACCTCTAACATCATAAACTTCCAAACAGTGCCCGCAAATTGCAAAGACTATGTTGAAGACTACCTCACTTCCCCACAGTACCGTGCTGACTCCAAAACGGTGTGCAAAGAAGCTTATTTCTACGCCAAAGGACTTGCTTTGAAGAACGACACCATCAATGTTTGGATCTTTGACCTAGACGAGACCCTCCTCTCCAATGTTCCCTTTTACGCTCAATATGGATACGG GACAGAGAAGATAGACCCGAATGCGTTCAATAAGTGGTTAGAGGCCGGAGAATCTCCCGTGCTCCCAGAGACTTTGCATCTTTACAAAAACATCCAAGAACTCGGGATTGAGCCTGTCTTACTCACTGAGCGTTACCAAGAGTTGGAGGAAGTCACTCTAAAGAATCTCGAAGCTGCTGGCTTCACCTATTGGAGACAAATCTTATTCAA GCCAACGGGTTCGAACACGAAAATATCAAACTTCAAGTCAAAGGAGAGGAAGAAGTTGGTGAGGAGTGGCCACACTATCATTGGGAATATTGGAGACCAATGGGCTGATTTGGCTAAAGACAGCCCTGGGAGAAGGACTTTCAAGCTCCCTAATCCACTCTACTACAAGAACTGA